In one window of Astyanax mexicanus isolate ESR-SI-001 chromosome 18, AstMex3_surface, whole genome shotgun sequence DNA:
- the LOC103043877 gene encoding olfactory receptor 1M1-like, with amino-acid sequence MSALNSSLLKNLSFVRPEYFYITGFSGSPLLKYYFVALLFMYIVAVFGNAFVILMIIIDQSLHVPKYLGIVSLALADLGETNALIPNLIKTFLFDSQFISYDACLANMFFVFFFSGVQALTLVVLAYDRFIAICLPLRYHAIVNNYFMSVILLSVWSFIAVLIGVLVGLITRLSFCKTNVVESYFCDHGPIYKMSCNDNTINSAVAKLCSALLIYAPLISIILSYLGIFLALSKITTWAGRLKALKTCISHLLLVGVFFLPVVSTYIAALTFTLNLNSRILSTSLSSAIPPMLNPIIYVLNTKEFKVYLLKWIKKRSSVKPQLLVTSK; translated from the coding sequence ATGAGCGCTTTAAACTCCAGTTTATTGAAGAATCTGTCGTTCGTGCGTCCTGAGTACTTTTATATCACTGGATTTTCTGGATCGCCTCTTCTGAAATATTATTTTGTTGCTTTGCTGTTCATGTACATCGTCGCTGTGTTTGGAAACGCGTTCGTAATTCTAATGATCATAATCGATCAAAGTCTGCACGTTCCTAAATACTTAGGAATCGTCAGTCTGGCTTTAGCAGATCTTGGCGAGACGAATGCTCTGATCCCGAACCTCATTAAGACTTTTCTGTTTGATTCGCAGTTTATTTCTTATGACGCCTGTTTGGCtaatatgttttttgtgtttttcttcagCGGTGTTCAGGCTTTAACTCTTGTGGTTTTGGCGTATGATCGTTTTATTGCTATTTGCTTACCATTACGATATCATGCGATTGTGAATAACTACTTCATGTCTGTAATTTTACTCTCAGTTTGGTCGTTTATCGCTGTACTGATTGGCGTGTTGGTCGGTTTAATAACTCGTCTTTCCTTCTGTAAAACTAATGTAGTAGAAAGCTATTTTTGTGATCACGGCCCGATTTACAAAATGTCCTGCAATGACAACACCATAAACTCAGCTGTGGCTAAACTCTGCTCTGCACTATTGATCTACGCTCCTTTAATTTCAATCATTTTATCATATTTAGGTATTTTTCTCGCTTTAAGTAAAATCACAACCTGGGCTGGACGACTCAAAGCTCTAAAAACCTGCATCTCTCATCTGTTATTAGTGGGCGTGTTTTTTCTGCCTGTTGTGAGCACATATATCGCAGCTTTAACTTTTACCCTTAATCTTAATTCTAGAATCCTCAGTACTTCTCTATCCAGCGCTATTCCTCCCATGCTAAATCCCATCATTTATGTCCTAAACACGAAGGAATTCAAAGTATATCTTTTGAAATGGATTAAAAAGAGATCCAGTGTGAAGCCGCAGCTTTTAGTGACTTCAAAGTGA